The following are encoded in a window of Manihot esculenta cultivar AM560-2 chromosome 8, M.esculenta_v8, whole genome shotgun sequence genomic DNA:
- the LOC110621722 gene encoding transcription factor MYB93 isoform X1 encodes MHMSTDFAEMMGKSSSFEDENGIKKGPWTPEEDKKLIEFIQKHGHGSWRALPKLAGLNRCGKSCRLRWTNYLRPDIKRGNFSEDEEQIIINLHAVLGNKWSAIAQNLPGRTDNEIKNFWNTHLKKKLLQMGIDPVTHSPRSDLNLLSDLPQLLAAANFNNLMNNVTWDNGLRQIQLLHNIILQTLSSNPLPNMEAAATNLIGSNAIYEVAGYNSVPPLDIEAPQPPLNDQYHPLKDSKPGFNDNGEMGSSSYVVPISNRLLPPFVSFSPDDHHCNQTETCCRINPYDISNPSSTSTTFEALGDIMDDEASCAYCREIIDQASSQPWAMSE; translated from the exons atgcatatgtcGACTGATTTTGCAGAGATGATGGGGAAATCTTCATCATTTGAAGACGAAAATGGCATCAAGAAAGGACCGTGGACGCCTGAAGAAGATAAAAAGCTTATCGAGTTCATTCAGAAACATGGTCATGGAAGTTGGAGAGCACTTCCAAAACTTGCTGGGTTGAATAGATGTGGAAAGAGTTGCAGGCTTAGATGGACTAATTATCTCAGACCTGATATAAAGAGAGGAAATTTTTCTGAAGATGAAGAGCAAATTATCATCAACCTCCATGCAGTCCTCGGAAAcaa GTGGTCTGCAATAGCACAGAATCTGCCAGGGAGAACTGATAATGAAATCAAGAACTTCTGGAACACTCATCTGAAGAAAAAGCTTCTCCAAATGGGAATCGACCCAGTCACTCACAGCCCAAGAAGCGACCTCAATCTACTTTCAGACCTGCCGCAGTTGCTTGCTGCGGctaattttaataatcttatGAACAATGTCACTTGGGACAATGGTCTCAGGCAAATCCAGCTTTTGCACAATATTATCCTCCAAACGTTAAGCAGCAACCCTCTTCCAAATATGGAAGCTGCAGCAACTAATCTTATTGGATCAAATGCTATTTACGAAGTTGCAGGTTATAATTCTGTTCCCCCACTGGACATCGAAGCTCCTCAGCCACCATTAAATGATCAATACCATCCCTTGAAGGACTCAAAACCTGGCTTCAATGATAATGGCGAAATGGGATCTTCTTCATATGTTGTCCCAATCTCAAACCGACTACTTCCTCCATTTGTTTCATTTTCACCTGATGATCACCACTGTAACCAAACAGAAACCTGTTGCAGGATCAACCCATATGACATTTCTAACCCTTCTTCTACTTCAACCACCTTTGAAGCTTTGGGAGATATTATGGATGATGAGGCAAGTTGTGCTTACTGCAGAGAGATAATTGA CCAAGCATCTTCTCAACCATGGGCAATGTCGGAATAG
- the LOC110621722 gene encoding transcription factor MYB93 isoform X2 has product MMGKSSSFEDENGIKKGPWTPEEDKKLIEFIQKHGHGSWRALPKLAGLNRCGKSCRLRWTNYLRPDIKRGNFSEDEEQIIINLHAVLGNKWSAIAQNLPGRTDNEIKNFWNTHLKKKLLQMGIDPVTHSPRSDLNLLSDLPQLLAAANFNNLMNNVTWDNGLRQIQLLHNIILQTLSSNPLPNMEAAATNLIGSNAIYEVAGYNSVPPLDIEAPQPPLNDQYHPLKDSKPGFNDNGEMGSSSYVVPISNRLLPPFVSFSPDDHHCNQTETCCRINPYDISNPSSTSTTFEALGDIMDDEASCAYCREIIDQASSQPWAMSE; this is encoded by the exons ATGATGGGGAAATCTTCATCATTTGAAGACGAAAATGGCATCAAGAAAGGACCGTGGACGCCTGAAGAAGATAAAAAGCTTATCGAGTTCATTCAGAAACATGGTCATGGAAGTTGGAGAGCACTTCCAAAACTTGCTGGGTTGAATAGATGTGGAAAGAGTTGCAGGCTTAGATGGACTAATTATCTCAGACCTGATATAAAGAGAGGAAATTTTTCTGAAGATGAAGAGCAAATTATCATCAACCTCCATGCAGTCCTCGGAAAcaa GTGGTCTGCAATAGCACAGAATCTGCCAGGGAGAACTGATAATGAAATCAAGAACTTCTGGAACACTCATCTGAAGAAAAAGCTTCTCCAAATGGGAATCGACCCAGTCACTCACAGCCCAAGAAGCGACCTCAATCTACTTTCAGACCTGCCGCAGTTGCTTGCTGCGGctaattttaataatcttatGAACAATGTCACTTGGGACAATGGTCTCAGGCAAATCCAGCTTTTGCACAATATTATCCTCCAAACGTTAAGCAGCAACCCTCTTCCAAATATGGAAGCTGCAGCAACTAATCTTATTGGATCAAATGCTATTTACGAAGTTGCAGGTTATAATTCTGTTCCCCCACTGGACATCGAAGCTCCTCAGCCACCATTAAATGATCAATACCATCCCTTGAAGGACTCAAAACCTGGCTTCAATGATAATGGCGAAATGGGATCTTCTTCATATGTTGTCCCAATCTCAAACCGACTACTTCCTCCATTTGTTTCATTTTCACCTGATGATCACCACTGTAACCAAACAGAAACCTGTTGCAGGATCAACCCATATGACATTTCTAACCCTTCTTCTACTTCAACCACCTTTGAAGCTTTGGGAGATATTATGGATGATGAGGCAAGTTGTGCTTACTGCAGAGAGATAATTGA CCAAGCATCTTCTCAACCATGGGCAATGTCGGAATAG